The following are from one region of the Gloeomargarita lithophora Alchichica-D10 genome:
- a CDS encoding addiction module protein, which produces MKPQFAAVFELTISDKLQLLEDLWDSIAETPEQLPIYEWQKKELDLRKENYQHNSTVGTSWEIAKQRISQQL; this is translated from the coding sequence ATGAAACCTCAGTTTGCGGCAGTTTTTGAATTAACCATCTCCGATAAACTCCAACTACTTGAAGACTTGTGGGATAGTATTGCTGAAACTCCCGAACAATTACCCATCTATGAATGGCAAAAAAAAGAACTTGACCTCAGAAAAGAAAATTACCAACACAATTCAACCGTAGGAACCTCATGGGAAATTGCCAAGCAAAGAATTAGTCAGCAATTATGA
- a CDS encoding type II toxin-antitoxin system RelE/ParE family toxin: MTALNIVIIPAAERELAESYSWYEEQEIGLGEDYLRCVDACIQAIQKNPELYQVVYLSYRRAVVRRFPYVIFYECADNSIIIYAVFHCAQDPNKWRKRLPSS, from the coding sequence ATGACCGCCCTGAACATTGTAATTATCCCAGCGGCTGAACGAGAACTAGCCGAGTCCTATAGTTGGTATGAGGAACAAGAAATTGGGTTAGGTGAAGATTACTTACGCTGTGTAGATGCCTGCATTCAAGCTATTCAAAAAAATCCTGAGTTGTATCAGGTTGTTTACTTAAGCTATCGTAGAGCAGTGGTTAGACGCTTTCCCTATGTCATTTTCTATGAATGTGCAGACAATAGCATCATAATTTATGCAGTTTTTCATTGTGCCCAAGACCCAAATAAATGGCGAAAGCGATTACCTTCTTCATAG
- a CDS encoding DUF4351 domain-containing protein: MYDNICKFLAETYPQDIAQWLLGAPTPLTVLPPTELALEPIRADSLIILQSHDLILHLEFQTRPDNAIPFRILDYWTRTRRKFPSYQVRQIVIYLLETNSNLVHQNYFQQGNTRHEFEVLRLWECASEALLQNVGTLPLAILSKADSREGLLQEVAQRIEGIVESKDRAEVSATVYVLAGLVLGDNVIRRVLRSEMMRESVTFQAILHEGEALGEQRGEQRGLQRGKQIGIREGEARGELIGKRQTVLRLLTRKFGTLPPDVMAKIELLSAEQLDNLAEDILDMSTLAELNN; encoded by the coding sequence ATGTACGACAATATCTGCAAATTTCTGGCTGAGACCTATCCCCAAGACATTGCCCAATGGTTGCTTGGTGCTCCTACCCCCCTCACCGTCCTGCCCCCCACCGAACTGGCACTAGAACCAATCCGCGCTGATTCTCTCATTATTCTCCAATCTCACGACCTAATTTTGCACTTGGAATTTCAGACCCGACCAGACAATGCCATCCCCTTCCGAATACTGGACTACTGGACAAGGACACGGCGTAAGTTTCCCAGCTATCAGGTCAGACAGATCGTCATCTATTTGCTAGAAACGAACTCTAATTTAGTGCATCAAAACTACTTTCAGCAGGGCAATACAAGGCATGAATTTGAGGTATTAAGGTTATGGGAATGCGCATCAGAGGCATTATTGCAGAATGTGGGTACTTTGCCTTTAGCTATTCTCTCCAAGGCGGACAGCCGAGAAGGTTTATTGCAGGAAGTAGCGCAAAGGATCGAGGGAATAGTTGAAAGCAAGGATAGGGCGGAAGTATCGGCTACTGTTTATGTACTCGCTGGTTTGGTTTTGGGCGATAATGTGATCAGGCGAGTTTTAAGGAGCGAAATGATGCGTGAGTCAGTTACTTTCCAAGCAATTCTCCATGAGGGGGAGGCTTTGGGTGAGCAAAGGGGTGAACAAAGGGGTTTACAAAGGGGTAAGCAAATTGGCATCCGTGAGGGCGAGGCTAGGGGTGAGTTAATTGGCAAACGCCAAACCGTCCTACGCCTCCTCACTCGCAAGTTTGGGACTCTGCCCCCTGATGTTATGGCTAAGATTGAACTGTTATCGGCTGAACAACTGGATAATCTGGCTGAAGATATTCTGGATATGAGTACTTTGGCTGAATTAAATAATTAG
- a CDS encoding antitoxin AF2212-like protein — protein sequence MSQTIGAVFEKGILYPEEPLELEEGTRVKIKIEIVSPAKINKPQSFLQTARCLQLEGLTDTHLKSLRPINKSVLTF from the coding sequence ATGAGTCAGACTATAGGGGCTGTATTTGAAAAAGGAATTTTGTATCCCGAAGAGCCGTTGGAGCTTGAGGAAGGTACAAGGGTAAAAATTAAAATTGAGATTGTATCTCCTGCCAAAATCAATAAACCCCAGTCATTTCTGCAAACCGCTAGATGTCTTCAGCTTGAGGGACTAACAGACACCCATCTGAAAAGCCTGCGACCCATCAATAAATCCGTGCTGACTTTTTGA
- the pglX gene encoding BREX-1 system adenine-specific DNA-methyltransferase PglX: protein MNPQLRQLLRNLVLACRADLESATARYLEGKLTIFERNQHLIGDPNASTAHLTDNERQLRTDILADLAGDLSKYRYLVRETAFTWLNRLVAFKMLESRKLIRETINKWEDSNGFRRWVGEQDQALADYERGGEYRTQTYRQFLFVQCEQLAQEIRVLFDIDNLPSRLAIPMNELRGIVQKLNAEDLKDAWQYEETLGWVYQDFNELELEPLRGLSNYKVPTELIPAKTQKFTPNWIVKFLVHNSLGRLWLEMHPDSQLAQNLDYLVPFENNQQIPLKTVREIRLLDPACGTMHFGLVAFDLFVQMYHEEITHQGSAGWLDEPPVQNEIDIPASILAHNLHGIDIDLRAVQIAALALYIKAKTVNKNTSITASRLACAHVQMANGEQLRDFLEQSGLSDQPIYQRIFQALQTELKKSAQLGSLLPLEQTISRIVQQEREELEASILRWQEIPQELLARQNFWEQLEHHINQALGKFTHSQTQTFFAKETVKGLKLLELLDQTYDVVVANPPFLDSRDMNDELKNLIDGYYPDAKRNIYAPFTLRCIDFLEPSGRLGIITGQTFMFIKSFEQFRQKISNQNHIETLLQFDYGLFDGVRVDTSAFILCREEGKEARENHTGIYFRLVKEPTATAKRERFEQALANLRANRPDPAVYRYHQADFAAIPTSPWVYWITPTLRNLFKDLKRMGDDTAICIGMRTGDNFMFLRFWWEVGTEKIAFNCDSAQTAQATGKRWFPYMKGGSFQRWYGNQEYVVNWENDGSEIKQNTRMNYPQLGSNLGWKISNEKYYFRRGVT from the coding sequence ATGAATCCCCAACTCCGCCAACTACTCCGCAATCTAGTCCTCGCCTGTCGTGCAGACCTAGAATCGGCAACGGCACGCTACCTTGAGGGCAAACTGACCATATTTGAACGCAATCAACACCTCATCGGCGACCCCAACGCCAGTACCGCTCACCTCACAGATAACGAACGCCAGCTAAGAACCGATATATTGGCAGACCTTGCGGGTGACTTGAGCAAATATCGCTACTTGGTGCGGGAAACTGCCTTTACATGGTTGAATCGCTTGGTGGCTTTTAAGATGCTAGAAAGCCGTAAACTCATCCGAGAAACGATTAACAAATGGGAAGACTCCAATGGTTTTAGACGCTGGGTAGGAGAACAGGATCAAGCCCTCGCTGACTATGAAAGGGGTGGGGAATATAGAACCCAAACCTATCGCCAATTTTTGTTTGTGCAATGCGAACAACTTGCCCAAGAAATCCGAGTTTTGTTTGATATAGATAATCTGCCCTCCCGCTTGGCAATACCGATGAATGAACTGCGGGGAATTGTCCAGAAACTCAATGCCGAAGACCTCAAAGACGCATGGCAGTACGAAGAAACCTTGGGATGGGTGTATCAAGATTTTAATGAACTAGAACTTGAACCTTTGCGGGGACTATCGAACTATAAAGTACCTACAGAACTTATTCCTGCTAAGACTCAAAAGTTTACCCCGAATTGGATAGTCAAATTTCTAGTTCACAATTCACTGGGGCGACTATGGTTAGAAATGCACCCAGATTCTCAATTAGCACAAAATTTAGACTATCTCGTTCCTTTTGAAAATAATCAGCAGATACCCCTAAAAACCGTGCGAGAAATTCGCTTGCTCGACCCCGCCTGTGGCACAATGCACTTCGGTTTGGTTGCCTTTGATCTATTCGTGCAAATGTATCACGAAGAAATAACCCATCAGGGTTCAGCAGGTTGGTTAGATGAGCCACCCGTACAAAATGAAATTGACATTCCTGCAAGCATATTGGCGCACAACCTACATGGCATAGACATTGACCTACGGGCAGTCCAAATCGCCGCCCTCGCCCTGTATATCAAAGCCAAAACCGTAAACAAAAATACTTCTATCACCGCCTCACGCCTTGCCTGTGCCCATGTACAAATGGCAAATGGAGAGCAGTTGAGAGACTTTTTAGAACAATCGGGATTATCTGACCAACCCATTTATCAGCGTATATTTCAAGCATTGCAAACCGAACTCAAAAAATCCGCCCAACTTGGTTCATTATTGCCCCTAGAACAAACAATTAGCAGGATAGTCCAACAGGAACGAGAGGAATTAGAAGCCAGTATATTGCGATGGCAGGAAATTCCCCAAGAACTATTAGCAAGGCAAAATTTTTGGGAGCAATTAGAGCATCACATTAACCAAGCACTGGGAAAATTCACCCATTCGCAAACCCAGACCTTTTTTGCTAAAGAAACCGTCAAAGGGTTAAAGTTACTGGAACTTCTGGATCAAACCTACGATGTGGTAGTTGCTAATCCTCCGTTTTTAGACAGTCGAGATATGAATGATGAATTGAAAAATCTTATTGACGGGTATTATCCTGATGCGAAAAGGAATATCTATGCTCCTTTTACTCTTAGATGTATAGACTTTCTTGAACCTTCAGGGAGATTAGGAATTATTACTGGTCAAACATTTATGTTCATAAAAAGTTTTGAGCAGTTTAGGCAAAAAATTTCTAATCAAAATCATATTGAAACTCTACTCCAATTTGACTATGGACTGTTTGATGGTGTCAGAGTAGATACATCAGCATTTATCCTGTGTCGTGAAGAAGGAAAGGAAGCAAGAGAAAACCACACGGGAATTTACTTCCGACTGGTGAAAGAACCCACCGCCACCGCCAAGCGAGAGCGATTTGAACAGGCACTTGCTAACCTCCGAGCCAACCGCCCTGATCCCGCCGTTTATCGCTATCACCAAGCCGACTTTGCCGCCATCCCCACCAGCCCCTGGGTGTATTGGATTACCCCCACCCTGAGAAATCTCTTCAAGGATTTGAAAAGAATGGGTGACGATACTGCAATATGTATTGGAATGAGAACTGGAGATAATTTCATGTTTCTGCGTTTTTGGTGGGAAGTGGGCACAGAAAAAATTGCTTTTAATTGTGATTCTGCCCAGACCGCTCAAGCTACGGGCAAAAGGTGGTTTCCCTACATGAAAGGGGGTAGCTTTCAGCGTTGGTATGGCAATCAGGAATATGTCGTGAATTGGGAAAATGATGGAAGTGAGATTAAGCAAAATACTAGGATGAATTATCCTCAATTAGGAAGTAACTTAGGCTGGAAAATTAGCAATGAAAAATACTACTTCCGCAGGGGGGTGACAT
- a CDS encoding antitoxin family protein → MSQTIGAVFEKGILYPEEPLELEDGTRVKIKIEVLSPAKINKPQSFLQTARCLQLEGPSDWSENLDQYLHGKDM, encoded by the coding sequence ATGAGTCAGACTATAGGGGCTGTATTTGAAAAAGGAATTTTGTATCCCGAAGAGCCGTTGGAGCTTGAGGACGGTACACGGGTAAAAATTAAAATTGAGGTTTTATCTCCTGCCAAAATCAATAAACCCCAGTCATTTCTGCAAACCGCTAGATGTCTTCAGCTTGAGGGACCATCAGATTGGTCTGAGAATTTGGATCAGTACCTGCATGGGAAGGATATGTGA
- a CDS encoding antitoxin AF2212-like protein: MTQTIAAVFDKGVLYPEEPLELEEGTRVKITIEIVSPAEINKPRSFLQTARCLQLEGLTDTHLKSLRPINYPC; the protein is encoded by the coding sequence ATGACTCAGACTATAGCGGCTGTATTTGACAAAGGAGTTTTGTATCCTGAAGAGCCGTTGGAGCTTGAGGAAGGTACAAGGGTAAAAATTACAATTGAGATTGTATCTCCTGCCGAAATCAATAAACCCCGGTCATTTTTGCAAACTGCTAGATGTCTTCAGCTTGAGGGACTAACAGACACCCATCTGAAAAGCCTGCGACCCATCAATTATCCGTGCTGA
- the brxC gene encoding BREX system P-loop protein BrxC, whose translation MNNIADLLKRDLKCPIEEVIQVDQAEEASVLMEISEYVATDSIRKHYRTLLDAIASAGTEPNESIGVWVSGFFGSGKSSFAKNLGYALHNKAVCGQSFGELFQAQLQDEQISNLLTLINRTIPTGVILFEVAKEVDSRLISQRISELIYTMLLKELGYADDFDIAELEITLEAEEKLDEFMQICQEKLERDWFTARAGSHKVSVASHALYYLNPTVYTTPDSWAHGLRGQDTKITTKKVVERTFELWGRRRPGQALIFIIDEVGQYVARHSEKIEDLRAVIEEFGKVGKNLALQRKIIAPGWIVVTSQEKLDEVVAAIDDKKIDIAKLQDRFRHRVDLAPSDIREVATKRVLAKKTDALPILNHLFQHNQGRLNEAVKLERTARRTDITCDSFSQFYPYLPHYIDLCISIVSGIRLQPGAPKHYGGSNRTIIKQAYEMLVSDRTALASQSIGTLVTLDKVYELVEGNLSSERRTDIYQISECFPTVPPAQNWTLRTAKVICLLEFIRDLPRTPRNIAALLVDRVDQTAPIQEVEQAIDLLEKAQFIRLTEEGWKLQTAQEKNWTNERNSYLAPRPRERHEITRSSIRQIFQQTNLKNHRYLQRTFKLGITLDDTVLIPEDDLTLHLNLVDQSDEISAKIEQLRPESQQTTKAQALYWVSAHTSEIDDLIAQVYASNQMITKYEELRTKGNITDQERSCLQDEMNDRSRYSNRLLEKFTSALEQGTGLFQGFQSDASELGKNWAEILPKLIANILPTLYPQLALANCPLTGNEAEEILKTTNMQSLSQVFFRGENGLHLISKTANKFVINTQAPILREVADYLRNEHSYGNKDTRTGKALEQKFARSPYGWDRDILRLILATLFRAGEIEISHQGSRYNNPQDPLARPCLTNILAFRSSLFSPRQAISLRTLTQAVNQLESLTGEEVDVEESAIANALKKLAQVEQEKIYPLLSTAQKYELPITDLIKAYQQTWRNIQNSVSDDCIRTLVETGTELATAKEQVRTWQTFLQENRLTQWQTARQALQIWHSLSPVRPDLSATVDELKNLLQRQEFINHWQVITNHSNTIHTAYRQAYNELFTKRQALYQAAIDEIKNHPLWRDNHSLLGQLEARIGMETDLQSVQQGETLGTASLAQMESDCLAVTGLKASVIQQLQANAIPPETQARTRKIRMAEFFQQPIQTQAELQSALKLIEATLQKCIDEGVIIILE comes from the coding sequence ATGAATAACATCGCCGACCTATTAAAACGAGACCTCAAATGCCCCATTGAGGAAGTGATCCAGGTCGATCAAGCTGAAGAAGCATCGGTCTTGATGGAGATTAGCGAGTATGTCGCCACAGATAGTATCCGCAAACATTACCGAACGCTATTGGATGCGATCGCCTCCGCAGGCACAGAACCCAATGAAAGTATCGGGGTATGGGTATCGGGATTTTTTGGTTCGGGGAAAAGCTCCTTTGCCAAAAATTTAGGCTATGCTCTGCACAATAAAGCGGTCTGCGGTCAATCCTTTGGGGAATTATTTCAAGCACAGTTGCAGGACGAACAAATTAGCAATCTGTTGACTTTGATCAACCGCACTATTCCCACGGGTGTCATTTTATTTGAGGTAGCAAAAGAGGTGGATAGCCGTCTGATTTCTCAACGGATCAGTGAACTGATCTACACTATGCTTTTGAAAGAATTGGGCTATGCGGATGACTTTGACATCGCCGAACTGGAAATAACCCTAGAAGCAGAGGAAAAGTTAGATGAATTTATGCAAATTTGCCAAGAAAAGCTAGAACGGGATTGGTTCACAGCTAGGGCGGGGTCGCACAAGGTTTCCGTAGCTAGTCATGCTTTGTACTATCTTAATCCTACGGTTTATACCACCCCCGATTCATGGGCACATGGTTTGCGCGGGCAGGACACCAAAATCACCACCAAAAAGGTAGTGGAGCGGACTTTTGAATTGTGGGGCAGAAGGCGACCCGGACAAGCTCTCATATTTATCATTGATGAAGTAGGTCAGTATGTCGCTCGCCACAGTGAAAAAATAGAAGACCTGCGGGCAGTGATTGAGGAATTTGGCAAGGTGGGCAAAAACCTAGCTTTACAAAGAAAAATAATCGCTCCCGGTTGGATTGTCGTTACCTCCCAAGAAAAGTTAGATGAAGTGGTCGCCGCCATTGATGACAAAAAGATAGATATTGCCAAACTCCAAGACCGTTTCAGACATCGGGTTGACCTAGCTCCCTCCGACATTAGAGAAGTAGCAACCAAAAGGGTTCTCGCCAAAAAAACTGATGCCCTCCCGATCCTCAATCACCTATTCCAACACAATCAAGGACGACTCAATGAAGCAGTGAAACTGGAAAGGACGGCAAGGCGCACGGACATCACCTGCGATAGTTTTAGTCAGTTTTATCCCTATTTGCCCCACTACATTGACCTCTGTATCAGCATCGTGTCGGGCATTCGCCTCCAACCTGGTGCCCCCAAGCATTACGGCGGCAGTAATCGCACCATCATCAAACAAGCCTACGAAATGTTAGTTTCCGATCGTACCGCTCTCGCTAGTCAATCTATTGGCACATTGGTCACTCTGGATAAAGTTTATGAATTGGTGGAGGGCAATCTTTCGAGTGAAAGACGCACCGATATTTATCAAATCAGCGAATGTTTCCCCACTGTGCCCCCAGCGCAAAACTGGACATTACGCACCGCTAAAGTAATTTGCTTGTTGGAATTTATCCGTGACTTGCCCCGCACACCCCGTAATATCGCCGCCCTATTGGTTGACCGTGTAGATCAGACCGCCCCCATTCAGGAGGTAGAGCAGGCGATTGACCTGTTAGAAAAAGCGCAATTTATCCGCCTGACCGAAGAGGGTTGGAAACTGCAAACCGCCCAAGAAAAAAACTGGACTAACGAACGCAATAGTTATCTAGCTCCCAGACCGAGGGAACGGCACGAAATCACCCGCTCCAGCATCAGGCAAATTTTTCAACAGACCAACCTCAAAAATCATCGCTACCTCCAGCGCACCTTCAAGTTGGGCATTACCCTCGATGACACAGTGCTAATTCCTGAAGATGACCTGACCCTCCATCTCAACCTCGTGGATCAAAGTGATGAAATTAGCGCAAAGATCGAACAACTGCGCCCCGAAAGTCAGCAGACGACCAAAGCTCAAGCCCTTTACTGGGTCAGTGCCCACACTTCAGAAATTGATGACCTGATCGCCCAAGTCTATGCCTCCAATCAAATGATCACCAAGTATGAAGAACTCCGAACCAAGGGCAATATCACCGACCAAGAGCGCAGTTGTCTCCAAGATGAAATGAACGATCGTAGTCGCTATAGCAATCGCCTCCTAGAAAAGTTCACATCAGCCCTAGAACAAGGCACTGGCTTATTTCAAGGGTTTCAATCCGATGCTTCCGAACTGGGAAAAAACTGGGCGGAAATTCTCCCTAAGCTAATAGCAAATATCCTGCCCACCCTCTATCCCCAACTCGCCCTTGCCAACTGTCCCCTCACGGGCAATGAAGCGGAAGAAATTCTGAAAACGACCAATATGCAATCCCTATCCCAAGTATTTTTTCGGGGTGAAAATGGCTTGCATCTGATTAGCAAAACAGCTAATAAATTTGTCATCAATACCCAAGCCCCCATCCTCCGAGAAGTGGCAGACTACCTCAGAAATGAACATAGCTACGGTAACAAAGACACCCGCACTGGCAAAGCTTTAGAGCAAAAATTTGCCCGCAGTCCCTACGGCTGGGATCGGGACATATTGAGGCTAATTCTGGCTACATTATTTCGAGCGGGAGAGATAGAAATTTCCCATCAGGGAAGTCGCTACAACAACCCCCAAGACCCCCTTGCCCGCCCCTGTTTGACCAATATCCTCGCCTTTCGCAGTAGTTTATTTTCGCCCCGCCAAGCTATCAGCCTCAGAACCCTAACCCAAGCGGTAAATCAATTAGAATCCCTCACGGGCGAAGAAGTTGATGTGGAAGAGAGTGCGATCGCCAATGCCCTAAAAAAACTTGCTCAAGTAGAGCAAGAAAAAATCTATCCCCTCCTCAGCACCGCCCAAAAGTATGAACTTCCCATTACGGATTTAATCAAAGCCTATCAACAGACATGGCGCAATATCCAAAATTCTGTCAGCGATGACTGCATCAGGACATTGGTAGAAACGGGAACGGAATTAGCCACCGCCAAAGAACAAGTACGCACATGGCAAACCTTTTTGCAAGAAAATAGGCTGACCCAATGGCAAACGGCACGCCAAGCCCTACAAATATGGCACAGTCTCAGTCCTGTCCGTCCCGATTTATCCGCCACCGTTGATGAACTCAAAAATCTACTCCAGCGTCAGGAATTTATTAACCATTGGCAAGTGATTACTAACCATAGCAATACCATCCACACTGCCTACCGTCAGGCATACAACGAATTATTTACCAAACGGCAAGCGTTATATCAAGCCGCCATTGATGAAATAAAAAATCATCCCCTCTGGCGGGATAATCATTCCCTTTTGGGGCAATTAGAAGCACGAATTGGTATGGAAACTGACCTACAATCGGTTCAGCAGGGAGAAACTCTGGGGACAGCCAGCCTTGCCCAAATGGAATCGGATTGTTTAGCAGTTACGGGCTTAAAAGCCTCAGTCATTCAGCAATTACAAGCAAATGCCATCCCCCCCGAAACCCAAGCCCGCACCCGCAAGATACGCATGGCGGAATTTTTCCAGCAACCCATCCAGACCCAAGCAGAACTCCAAAGTGCCCTAAAACTAATTGAAGCAACCCTACAAAAATGTATAGATGAAGGTGTAATTATCATTTTGGAGTGA
- a CDS encoding type II toxin-antitoxin system VapC family toxin, whose protein sequence is MAKVFLDSAFAIALSAHTDQFHSRALRLAEQLEASKTQMITTRAVLLEIGNALSKVRYRLAAVSLLEAIETDSCIEIIPLSEELYTSAFSLFRTRPDKEWGLVDCISFIVMQERGITDALTTDEHFRQMGFRPLLRESTP, encoded by the coding sequence ATGGCTAAAGTGTTTCTGGACAGTGCTTTCGCTATTGCCCTCTCTGCCCATACTGATCAGTTCCATAGCCGTGCTCTTCGGCTGGCTGAGCAACTCGAAGCGAGTAAAACGCAGATGATCACAACTCGTGCAGTTTTATTGGAAATTGGTAATGCTTTATCCAAGGTTCGTTACCGTTTAGCGGCAGTGAGTTTACTGGAAGCGATCGAAACAGATTCCTGTATAGAAATTATTCCACTATCAGAGGAGTTATACACCAGTGCATTTAGCCTATTCCGGACTCGTCCTGACAAGGAATGGGGACTGGTTGATTGTATATCATTTATTGTTATGCAAGAGCGTGGAATCACAGACGCACTTACAACAGATGAACATTTTCGACAGATGGGGTTCCGCCCACTATTACGAGAATCAACGCCTTAA
- a CDS encoding DUF4351 domain-containing protein: MELLSAEQLDNLAEDILDMTTLDELNN; this comes from the coding sequence ATTGAACTGCTATCGGCTGAACAACTGGATAATCTGGCTGAAGATATTCTGGATATGACTACTTTGGATGAATTAAATAATTAG
- a CDS encoding BrxA family protein — MSTSQKIRNYSTTMKHSGALLADTKLFFSHWHNQDTEDMQIYWQSNLFAKSSRFRSKAILRVLKQRYLQELNVALALAELVKNSCPANVLDKILYFHTAGFDRLIFDVVIEFLYPRYRQGRRDVQVSDLTAQLIQWTSNTWSAATTTRLSQGILAALRDFGILTGKSRKQIIFPYLPVYAFAYIAFYLKQLQPSVRKLMELSDWQLFFLKPIEVEKQLFEAHQQGILEYHVAGSVTRLTFPVPTLPEYATFLAQR, encoded by the coding sequence TTGAGTACTTCACAAAAAATCAGAAATTATTCAACAACAATGAAACATTCAGGGGCTTTGCTCGCTGATACCAAACTATTCTTTTCCCATTGGCATAATCAGGATACAGAAGATATGCAAATCTACTGGCAAAGTAATTTGTTTGCCAAATCGTCCCGCTTCCGTAGTAAGGCTATTTTGAGAGTGCTTAAGCAGAGGTATTTGCAAGAACTTAATGTTGCCCTAGCCCTTGCTGAACTGGTGAAAAATTCTTGCCCTGCTAATGTTTTAGACAAAATTTTATATTTTCATACGGCTGGTTTTGACCGCCTCATTTTTGATGTGGTTATCGAATTTTTATATCCTCGGTATCGCCAAGGTCGGCGAGATGTTCAAGTGTCAGATTTAACCGCTCAGCTAATCCAATGGACTAGCAATACCTGGTCTGCCGCCACAACCACTCGATTATCCCAGGGAATTTTAGCCGCCCTCAGGGATTTCGGCATCTTAACAGGAAAAAGCCGTAAGCAGATCATTTTCCCTTACTTACCAGTTTATGCCTTTGCGTACATCGCTTTTTATCTTAAGCAATTACAACCGTCCGTCCGTAAACTGATGGAATTATCGGATTGGCAGTTATTTTTCCTTAAACCCATCGAGGTAGAAAAGCAGTTATTTGAGGCACACCAGCAGGGGATTTTGGAGTATCATGTGGCAGGTAGCGTGACCCGATTAACTTTTCCCGTCCCCACCCTCCCTGAATATGCCACCTTCCTCGCTCAAAGATAG
- a CDS encoding BREX protein BrxB domain-containing protein codes for MPPSSLKDRLAILESDLKSMPMRISAYEDLPFAIFQYLPNQEWELRKELDLLMTRLKEFGKQVYILPLSQLLQVALDKIQQKDKYEGLEALIVLEQQRGYLEAQRQMITYLSEPIWAPLWNVLAEVLLPLDPCGTITFLTGASALAPGLFQVSTLLNKMHNRTKVPTILFYPGSIEGTTGLRFMDLADRNALGNYRVKIYS; via the coding sequence ATGCCACCTTCCTCGCTCAAAGATAGATTAGCAATTTTGGAAAGCGATCTAAAATCAATGCCCATGCGGATCAGTGCCTACGAAGACTTGCCATTTGCTATTTTTCAGTATTTACCCAATCAAGAGTGGGAGTTAAGGAAAGAGTTGGATTTATTGATGACCAGATTAAAAGAATTTGGCAAGCAAGTATATATTTTACCCCTGTCGCAACTACTACAAGTTGCCCTAGACAAAATTCAACAAAAGGATAAATATGAGGGGTTAGAGGCATTGATCGTACTTGAGCAACAAAGAGGTTATTTAGAAGCCCAAAGACAGATGATTACCTACCTGTCAGAGCCAATTTGGGCACCCCTCTGGAATGTTTTAGCAGAAGTATTATTGCCCCTTGATCCCTGCGGCACCATTACCTTTTTGACCGGAGCATCAGCACTGGCACCGGGATTATTTCAGGTTTCTACCCTGTTAAATAAAATGCACAATAGAACCAAAGTACCCACCATTTTATTCTACCCAGGATCGATCGAGGGTACGACCGGACTGCGATTTATGGACTTAGCCGATCGCAATGCCCTAGGCAATTACCGTGTGAAAATCTATAGTTAA